ccatcacatgatccatcaccatggtgatggatcatgtgatggaccatgtgatgagcgcagggacgtcatcaaaggtcctattcctcaaagaagaagacagaagagatgccggctgtgcgaacaagtggattaaggtgagttacatttttatttttagttttttaacccttccagccctattgtactatgcattctgtattaagaatgctattattttcccttataaccatgttataagggaaaataatacaatctgcacaaccccgatcccaaacttcggtgaagaagttcgggtttgggtaccaaacatggtgatttttttctcacgcgtgtgcaaaacgcattacaatgttttgcactcgcgcagaaaaatcgtgcattttcccgcaatgcacccgcatcttatccgggccaaaaacatgacgcccgtgtgaaagaggccttaaagattgctgttcacaagcgcaaaccattcaacttgaaggagctggaacagttttgcaaggaggaattggcaaaaatcccagtggtaagatgtggcaagctcatagagacttatccaaagcgacttggagctgtgatttccgcaaaaggtggctctacaaagtattgactttaggggggtgaataattatgcacattgactttttctgttattttgtcctatttgttgtttgcttcacaataaaaaaacatctttcaagttgtgggcatgttctgtaaattaaatgatgcaaatcctcaaacaatccatgttaattccaggttgtgaggcaccaaaacacgagaaaagtcaagggggggtctgaatacttttgcaaggcactgtatctgtCGTTACATGTGGAAACATTATACTTGTGAGGAATACTATTGAGGTTTTGAGTCAGAGAAAAGAGTGGGCTCTGTAGCTCCCATACAATTCACCTCagagcactgactccatatatggacacagtCATATATGGGCTGGAGTGAAAGCAGGGGTCTCCTAGAAGCACTGACGCCATATATTGACTCTGGTCAAGGTGCCTATGGTCACCTCTGTCCACCACTGAAATCAAGACTGGAACTTCAGTGggccggtaaaaataaaataccaaCACTGGACTCCTGCCATAAATACTATCTGGGTTGGTGGTTTGTTGGTGAGGTGGAAACCCTATTGACAGAGGAAATATTTTAAATCCTCAACCATTTAAAGAATGGACATGTGCTTTAGCTAAACCCTCAAAACCCCTGCAATAATCTAAAAGTTATATGACTGTCACTTTTGAAATGTACCGTAGTTACCGCAAGAGAATCAATATGGCTGCCATTCATGGAATCAGAGCTGCAGTGTGACAGCAAGACTATAGTCattgggcacagttctggagcagCTGCAGCCATGAGGTATGGACACTTTCTCCTCTCCCTTGTGCCATGTTCCGATCCTTCTTTTGATCTAAGAAGATGTGCAGTACAATTAATCTATTGTATGAAATGTGGTTAGCTAAGTAACATGTGGCCAAAATGAACACTCTTGTCTGTTTCTCGCTAGATGCCTAACACGAGGCTGGATAGATCTCCCAAATGACCATTTACTCTATATTCTGTTCTGCAGGTTTTCCGAAACGCATCAAGTGTTTGCCATAATTCTTGTGTCAGCATACACCTCTGACTTGGGAGATGAAAATGAGAGAGAAAGCGGTATGTTTTAAATTACATCATTTTCAATGGATGTGCCACCTAAATGTATGTTCTGACATGTCAGAATATAACATTGTTGGTGGTGGGGAAACAGAGTCTAAAATTAGAAGGGTAAAAAGCTCCAAATCAATCAGGAAATCTCTACCCATTAAGGATTTTGAGGTATGGAAAGCACCCTCAAAGTATGAGAGAGAGGGGCTTAGCCTTTGTTTCAGGAATCAGTGGGGACCAAGAGAAAAAAATAGGTGGGTTGAATCTCCTATTGTATTCTATGGCTTGGTGAAGCTACAAATATGGCAAACCGATTCTTATGTCTCAGGCCTTAACAACTGTCAATACAGATCAACCAGAACATTACACCACCTGCCTTGTGTTGTCTAGATCCTCTATGCTGCAAATACAGCTCTAACCAGTTGAggcatggactccacaagacGTCTGAAGGTGTCCAGTGATATCTGGCAGGAAGATGTTAGCAGCtttgacgctgggttcacacctgagcattcgggatgtcgcgctctgtatgcgcgattctacAGGCGTCTGacatacgcggctccggaacaagcgaacgcctattgtcgcgcgttcccgctaagtctatgtacgggaacgcgcgacaagacgccccaaagaagctcatgtacttcttggggcgtcgggcgttttacagcgcgatcgtacgcgctgtaaaacgcccaagtgaggaccattcccatagggaatcattggttcttgcctgttgagcgttttacagcgcgtaggaacgcgctgtaaaacgctcaggtgtgaacccagccttaggcctatAAGCTGCGAGGTGGATTTGACTTGTTTTTCCAACACATACCACAGAAGCTTGATCAGTTTGAGATCTAGAGAATTTGGAGTCCATCACCTTGAACTCTTCCTCAAACCATACTACTGCCATGGAGGGGCGTACTTGGTCTGTAAGATTATAGGTGATATATGTCCAAGTAATAGCCACATGAATGCTAGGACCCAAGGTTTCCCAGCATAACCCAGAGCATCACACTGCCTGATCTTCTGGTGGTGTCATCTCTTGACAGTGCACATTATATAACAGAAAATATGATTCATCACTCCAGGCCTACTTCCATTGCtggtccagttctgatgctcGATGACTGGATGTCGTATAGATGCAGTTTTTCCCCACAGAAATCATCGGAGACTGAAGAACCAcatgcgcatatatatatatatatatatatacatatatatatatatatatatatacagatctgTGTAAAACCTCCATATGGTTACCATACAAGTACTGCTTTTCCTCCCCTAAAAAGAATGGATCTGAACACTGGGAACACTTCAGCACTCCTATAGTCATTACTAGGGTGTATATAGGAGCGTCCAGTTTTATTCCTAAATTCAATATAGTAATGTATACCTCtcaacattgaaaaaaataagcaGAGAGGTACAATActagtggcaattttttttaccttaagtCATGCCTGTAACCCCACCCAATCCCTCTCCATAGATGTCCAGTCCAGGgatgtaactaccatagcggcagaccatgcaactgctatggggcccagggcaagaggggacccagtcttagttgggattatctcttcttctactggaggtgaaaacttggtcaggactctaccctctaaagcagggatgctcaacctgcggccctccagctgttgcaaaactacaactcccagcatgcccggacagcctacagctatcagcttacagcagggcatgatgggaattgtagttttacaacagctggaaggccacaggttgagcatgcctgctctaaaggaacaacttttagcaaatgaggcagtggcaaaatggcccaagggtcattgaaaagggtttaggcggaaacccttctttCCTGTGTGGGTGGCCTGGTTTgatacttgctatggggcccttacttctctatgtacgccactcgTCCAGTCCTCCTTGTGCTCCCATACAGTAAGTGTATGTTCAGACAGAGGATTTTGGGTGCAGCCTTCAGCACGGATTTGGTGCAGAATCTGCGCTGAAACTGCCTCCCATTTCATGCGGCAGAGGATTTTTGCTGCACGATTTTCAAGACTGTGCCAATAATGCACAGGTGCATTTTTTGTGCGGTTTTCGCATGGACTCCTTGCAAAGCTGCAGCGGGAGCCTGCTCGCGGTTTAGCGCCATTCAATGGAGCAAAACCTAGAGTTGGTCTACATCAGGAATGCCCAActtgcggcccttcagctgttgtcaaactacaactcccaccatgttcTACTGTAGGATgattgctgtaggctgtctgggtatgctgggagttgtagttttgcaacaactggagggctgcaggttgagcatccctggtctacatAAAAACCCAAGGTACAAACTGCGGCACAGTGGTTTCTGCAACAGATTTTGTTGTGGCCAAAATTGTCTGAACATACACtaagaatgcccccttagtgcccccaacacAGTAAGTAACGTTCCCCCTGCGCCCCACACAGTGATGTCCCCTTAAGTATCCTCCCCGTACGGAGTGATGCTCCTTTAGTGCCTCTGAATTGAATACTGTTCCCACGATAAGCAGAGCAGGTCTACTCTAGACTCTGCTGTCGGTTAAGCGCAGCATCATCAGTGCATAAAGCCTGCCTGGCCAAACTACTGCTGGAATGGTAAAGCAGAAAGCGGATGAGTCTCCTCTTCACCATAGTATTCAACTGACCTGCATCCTGAGGAAGCAGATACATTTAACATCGGGACATATGGCAGCCATCCAGAGTTTGTGGGACGGCGGCCAAAATTCAGGTCTGCCCTGCTGGATCTGGGATGGTAGGGAGGAATGTTAATTTAATGTAGTAAGATTCAATGAAGGAAGCGTGTggaacttctatggggcccaggaCTGAACTCCTTCTGTTCCCGATGTGAAAGTGCTGCATTTTTCttgcagcctccactagagggagctaattgcaaaaagaaactttagagcaggggtgtcaaactcaaattcatcgggggccgcatcagcagtttggtcaccctcaaagggccggttgtatctgtaggactatgtgtccactctttattatcataaattattgtcactgcattcaattattacagttttttgtaataatgtaagtaataactagctctgaaagcttgacctgcaagcgctgactggggtcacatagcattatactgatttatgatgctatgttctggaatgtgttggataacactgacataagacgcaccggcccataagacgcacctaggtttttgaggaggaaaataagaaaaaaaatattttgaaccaaaaggtgtgcttttggtgggttttgaactaattgtggtctgtgggtggcactgttatgggggatctgtgggtgacgcactgttatgggggatctgtgggtgacgcactgttatgggggatctgtgggtgacgcactgttatgggggatctgtgggtgacgcactgttatgggggatctgtgggtgacacttatgggggatctgtgggtgacacttatgggggatctgtgggtggctcttatgggggatctgtgtatgacagttatgggggggatctgtggataacacatatatagcatcttatgctatgtgtcatccacagatcccctccataagtgtccctgtagtagtgaatgaccctcaatacacgggctaggggccggcatctgcttttataatgacagcggggcccgtgcagtgactattctactacacgggccccgctcactgtataatcgtatctctaatagttaatggttaccgtatgtatataatcgcataaggagagctgtgtattaccggtacttacaactacaagcgctcgccgagaggaggcaggccgggaggacaggcgctggcagcgtgagtcatacgtcatgcgaccacgccgcctgcttcattcataaagtgggcggcgcaggcgcgtgacgtatgactcacactgccagcgcccatcctcccagcctgcctcctccttcctccctgcgagcgcttgtagttgtaagtaccggtaatacacagcgctccttatgcgatttattatcacttcctgcaggggccgcctgcaggaagtgataataaaaggtgaaggccggcggcggctacgcgggccacatgacgaggtctggcgggccttgtgtttgacacccgtgctttAGAGTATAAGCTCGTATGCACCCAGcgctccctagtggtggctgtaggcagaAAGCTTTGTAATATGTGAAGTAggagatttatcagtgtattGAAAAATAGAGTTCAGAAAGAACACTATTTTTGATGCACCCTTTCTGACGTAGAGGGTGACTTTTTATTTCAGATTTCTtctgaataataataaaaaatcataaatCAGATAACGGAGACGTTGGGTTTGTATTGCCCATTGCCTGGGTGAACTTGATGCATGTGTACTGAGAAAGTAGTGGTGTTGTGGGgctctatgtacgcccctgggaagatccattttattattttacttaaTTTAAATTTGGAGTGCTGTATCACAAGTGGAGTTCTGACCACTAAATTAATTACAGCAGATTGGACCTAGAAAAGACATGGTGTTAAAATAAGCAAGTTCACTTTATGgacccttaggccgaatgcacacggccgtgttccgcagccgagagcggtccgtggtatgctggGCTGGTtacctgttcagagcaggagcgcccggcgtcactggttgctatgacgcagtgcgcttcatgtcgccgctgcactacagtaatacactatatgagagtattactgtagtgcagtggcggcatgaagcgcacggtgtcatagcaaccaatgacgccgtgcgctcctgctctgaacaggtaaccagcccggcataccacggaccgctctcggctgcggaacacggccgtgtgcattcggccttaggcctTTTTTAGATGAGTGAACTCAAGAAACACTCTGTGTGGGAGTGTGGTTTCCTGTCCTGAACTctgctgttaggcccctttcacacaggcgagtattccgcgcagatgcgatgcgtgagttgaacgcattgcacccgcactgaatcctgacccattcatttctatggggctgtgcacaccagcggtgattttcacgcatcacttgtgtgttgcgtgaaaatcgcagcatgctcctctttgtacgtttttcacgtaacgcaggccccatagaaatgaatggagttgcgtgaaaatcgcaagcatccgcaagccagtgcggatgtggtgtgattttcacgcacagttgctaggtgacgatcggaatggggacccgatcattattatttccccttataacatggttataagggaaaataatagcattctgaatacagaatgcttagtacaatagggctggaggggttaaaaaaataaaaaaacttttttttaactcaccttaatccacttgttcgcccagccggcatctcttctgtctttatctgtgagcaataggtcctttgatgacgtcactacgctcctcacatgatccatcaccatggtgatggaccatgtgatgaacgcattGGATCGACGAAGCctgtgccagtagtccgcacgggtGCAGACTACTGTCTACACTGCacctgcgcgagattacggcgcttggaAGGAATGATGTCAGGGCAAGTacagtgaataaattaactggTAGGAGGCACTGGGCTCCGGAacgatgggcgcggctgggctccaacggatcatgggacaaccccttgggctccttagcaaggtaatttacatatcgaTAAAATCGCTTTTTGGAAGAATTAAAGACACACAAAGCAGTAAGAGTGGGATCATTTAATACAAAAcaaggagactgatgggcacatataaatatctctATAGGgtgaatcctggtgacagaatccctttgacATAATAAAATCCACCTTTCTCCAAAACTGTAATAATCTAATGTGCAGATTTCTCAGAGAAATTTCtgtaaaatctattccatacctATGAATATCATTATGTGTGGGCTTCAAGTCGtagacatttctgcaacaaatctgccctcTGAGGGCATTCCCTAAATTAATTGGTCTAAATTCTAATTATGTTAACTGCACACAATAACTATTTCCTCTTAGGTTATTTCAGTCGTCCTTGGCAATGGGAAAAGATAAAATCCAACTGTCGTCACATCATTCAGTTTGGTTCCACAGATGATCCGTTCCTTCCATGGAGTGAGCAGCAGGCGGTTGCTGATAATTTGAACGCGGAGTTGCATAAGTACACAGACCGTGGACACTTCCAGAATACGGAGTTTAATGACCTTCTGGAGGCCGTGAAGAAACTTATTCCCACTCCTGTATAAACACAATTTTGTACGAAGCATCTGGTTACCGCCTATAGTGTAAGGatacatgcacacggccatgtagtttatgcagattttgctgtattTCAGTCCCCAAATCCACATGTTCCTTCATGATTTTATCACAGTTGAGCCCCAGATCTTACCCTATGCATAGCAAAGTGTGAATTCTGTAGTCCACACTACAGGTCCATTTTCACAGTAATCCCCCACAGTGTACATGAGACTTGGAAAAGGTGTGATTTTAAAATGGCAGCCAGCAagttgtcctagaatgtgagcaggaacGATTTCCTCCACTTGCAGACCCGCCTACGGTTGTGGGGCCTCACTACACTGCTTTACAGAGAGTAATGataccatcatggctgagcagcccgaCAGAAACGCTCACCAatctgtagtatatgcaagtgccctGCGCCCTCACCttccctaggcagctctgcaagtgtagGCAATCAGTCCTCGCATTCTACGACAGGTTGCTGGTggtcattttaaatcattcccagagaacACCCCCCCACCATTGCTGGTACCGtattagggtccgttcacacgtccgtagtgtattgcggatctgcagtacaccccgccagcaccctcatagaactgcctattcttgtccgcaatttttttCCGGAGGCGTGGACGGGaagtgctccggaaatgcggatgcggacagcacgctgtGTCCTGTCCACTTCCACTCCATAgataatgaatgggtccgcacccgttccggataattgcggaacgggtgcagacacattttacggacgtgtgaatggacccttaggctgcaGCTTTTTCACAGTAAAATCCTTGCATAATCCacacagtgtgcatgaggcctaaaatgtcTTGAGTGAGAGCTTTTTCTCTAGATATCTACCCTATTTGTTGTATTCTCATCTGTTATGTAAcctaaaagaattaaaaaaattcataaaGTGAGGTACTGTTGTTCTGTTTTTCACACCTTTACATCTATTATTGTAGCCTGTGCAATGTGTGGGAAGTTCATTGTAGGCTGTGGAGGCTCTTACCATCTCTAGCAAAATATGTTGTCTGCTATTTAAAAGGTATTTGCACTTTAATAACCGATCACTTCTGTATTACCCTGATGCAGCTGAATGGCAAACAATTGTAAACATCTTAAGTAAACGTTAAATAtgcagtgtgaactcagccttagggctcatttagACAACCGTATATttgtgtctgcatccgttccacagTTTTGGAGAACTGATGTAGACACATCCATTTCAAAcgggggccgcaaaagattcggctcccacacagtgtgctgtccacttcCGTTCAGTGGCCCCGCAAAACAGATAGAAcgtctcctattcttgtctgcaactgcAAAGGCACTTCTATcatagcagcaaaaaaaaaaaaaaaaaaaaaaaaaaactgtgcaacagcactctgcaaacaaataGAGCCATACttactatagaaaatgtactaatgctacgttataaatgtgagatttctGTACAAAATAATTTATGCCTATCCGCCAACGACAAggtgatctctttaggacaggaacctacactaaatatTACCTCCGTTGGTGCCATACTGGGCTCTatttaaattcagggaatgcaggttctacATACATGCTGTGGGctcacctgcattccctgaatttaatggaggccattgtgaCACCAAGAGGtaaaatacagagtgggctcatCAACTGGGCCAATAATCAGggtatctgtcactagtttatgcagCCCTCAGATAGGGTAGCATAAAACTGGTAAAAGATTACCTTAAAAGctgctgacaggttctctttaattccCCGCAGGACT
The genomic region above belongs to Bufo gargarizans isolate SCDJY-AF-19 chromosome 4, ASM1485885v1, whole genome shotgun sequence and contains:
- the RBBP9 gene encoding serine hydrolase RBBP9 — translated: MSEGSAAAGVSPVKAVIVPGNGGGNVESCIWYGWTKKRLDKIPNFKCLLRNMPDPVTARESIWLPFMESELQCDSKTIVIGHSSGAAAAMRFSETHQVFAIILVSAYTSDLGDENERESGYFSRPWQWEKIKSNCRHIIQFGSTDDPFLPWSEQQAVADNLNAELHKYTDRGHFQNTEFNDLLEAVKKLIPTPV